DNA from Candidatus Cloacimonadota bacterium:
CTTGACAGGAACTTAGCACTCGAAAAAGAGGTTTGCTAATTGCTCAATGCAAATTATATTATTCGCAGACTTTCAAAATACATTATGGAGGAACCCAAATGAAACTGAGACCCATTGAAGACCATCTGGTGGTGAAGCCTGAAACCGCGACGGAGGAAAAGACCGTTGGTGGCATCATCATTCCGGACACAGCCAAAGAAAAGCCCCAAATTGCTGAGGTGATTGCGGTTGGCACCGATGAAGACCTGCAGGCAATCGTTAAGGTTGGAGACAAAATCCTGTTTGGAAAATATTCCGGCACGGAAGTTGAGATTGAGGGCGAAAAGCTGCTCATCCTCGCCAAAGACGACATTTTGGCGATTGTGGAGTAAGCATGCTGGAGATTACAAGCCAGAATTTTGAAGCCGAAGTGATGCAGTCTGATCTGCCCGTGTTGGTGGATTTTTGGGCACCCTGGTGTGGCCCCTGCAAGGCTCTTGGTCCCACGGTGGATAAGATTGCCAAGGAAACCGAAGGCAAGGTGAAGGTTGCGAAATGCAACATCGACCTTTCTCCGGACATCGCCACGCGTCTTTCCATTATGTCCATCCCCACCCTGATGGTTTTTCACCAAGGCCAAGTGGTGGCGCAAGTCATCGGCCTGGTTCAAAAAGACAAGATTATGGACAAACTACGTCCCTATCTGTAAGATAAATCATTCATAAGCGCAACCCCATGGCCTTAGGCTGTGGGGTTTTTTTGTGCTTGGAAATAAGCGGGCACCTGGGTCTTTTCCAATTTTTTTCTGCAGTAACCGTCATCCCATCAATGAGTTACATGGCTCCCTCTTTACCCAGGGTCTTAATCAAGCGGTTATCAAGCCTTAATCAAGTCTTAATTATTAAGGCTTGATTAAGGCTTGATTAAGACTTGATTAACGCCTTCAGTCAAGAAAGAGGCAGGATTTGAGGGATTTTTCCGCTTGATTTTCGGGTGGATTTCTTTTTAGAATGGAGTGCGTTTTATCAGATGGAGCCTGGGTTTGGGTGCCTCATCCCGAGGATGAGGGGTGTGTTTAGATGGGGGTTATTCCGCTTTCAGATCCCGCGTCATCAGTTCCAGGATGGCTTGGCGCGGGTCTTTATCCTCATAAAGCGCGGCGTAAACCTGGGCGGTGATGGGCATTTCCACTTGCAGGGAATTGGCGAGACCGTAAACGGATTTTGTGGTGACCACACCTTCCGCCACCATATTCATTTCCGCTTGGATTTCGGCAAGTTTGCGTCCTTTGCCAATCTCAAAGCCGACGTGGCGGTTGCGGCTGTGGGGGGAAATGGCAGTGGTGATGAGGTCTCCAATGCCGGAAAGACCCAGAAAGGTTTCGGCTTGCGCGCCCAAAGCCAGTCCCAATCTTTGGATTTCCACCTGGCCCCGGGTGAGCAGCGCGCCCATGGTGTTGTCTCCAAAACCGAGTCCGGCAACGATGCCCGCGGCGATGGAGATGACGTTTTTGACCGCGCCGCCGATTTCCACTCCGATGAGGTCGCTGCTGCTATAAACGCGGAAATAGCTGTTGCTGAAGATTTGTTGCAGTTCGCGCCGCCGGTTTTCGTCTTCTCCAGCAAGCACCACCGCAGTGGGAACTTTGCGTGCCACTTCTTCGGCGTGGCTGGGACCGGAAAGGGTGCAAACGCGGTCGTGAATGGCGCCGGGCAGGATATCTTTCAGGATTCCGCTGGGTGTGAGCAGGCTGTTCTGTTCTATGCCTTTGGCAACGTTCACGATGGCCTTCAGGGTGTCGGGATTCCAAGTCCTGGCGGGCGCGGTTTTCAGGGTGGAGCGGATAAATTGGGTGGGGGTTGCCAAAACGAAGATGGGGGCTTGAAAATCCGCCACTTCATCAAAATCTCCCGTGAAGGAAACCGAGGCTGGCAAAACAATATCGGGTAAAAGGAGGGGGTTGGAATTGCTTTTTTGAAGCGATGCCAAGAAAGAGGGGTCGTGTTCCCAGATTAAAACCTGGAGCCCGTTTGACGCCAATAAATCCGCCAAAGCCAAGCCCCAACTGCCTCCTCCGATCACAGCGGCGCGCATTTCAAGGTCCTTGCTTATTTATTGAGCTTCTTGGGGAATTTCAGTTCGCAGATCAGCCCCAAATCATCATCATCGTCATCGTCGTCATCAAAATCGTCTTCATCCTCTTCCAAATCCATCCAATCCGGACAGAAGAGCAGATCTTCCTCAAAATCCCAACCATCCACGTTTTGCAAGCCAAAACGCTGGAGCAGATCATCTTCCCAGATGGTGTAGTAGGCAGTGCCGTCTTCAACCGCCCAAACCAGGACGGGGTTTTTATAGTAACGGAGTTCGATTTTGTGGTTTTCCGCCAGCTCCAAAAGCTCGCGAATTTTCTTGACGTCGGCTTCTTTTCTGAATTCCATGATGTTAACCTAAAAGCTGTATTTGACTGTGGCAGAGACCTTATTTTCGCTGTATATTCTGGCTCGTCTCACACTTTCCACAGGCGACTCTACATTCCTGTAGGCGTGAGAGTAGTCAAGTTTTAATTTCCAATTTTTGCCAAAACCGAAATTTAAAGCGGCGTTTGTGTTGTAGATATAATCCACGCGGCCGCCATACCAGGAATCGTTTGATTGATAAAAACGCTCTTCGTAGGAAAGGCTGATTTGGGGATAGAAAGTGGGGCTGCCCTCCTTGTTGTTCAGAGGGCTGCTTTTGAGGCGGATATCTCCGGCGTAGCGATTGCTGTTGTAGCTGGCGTCACGATCCGCGTGGCGATGGTTGTCGCTGGTTCTAAAGCGGTAATTGGCTCCCATGCTGAAGGCGGGAAAAGAATAGCGCGCGCCAATTCCAAAAGTGGCGGCGTTGGCATCGAACTCGGTCCAATATTGGTTGTAGTAATATTGTTCATAGCGCCCGTGCAGTTGCAAAGTTGTGTTTTTGATGGGCTTGATGTTCAGGTCGGCACGATAAAGATTGCGGGAATAGGAAAATTCTTCCAGTTCTCCGGTGCCGTCTGAGTCGATGTAGCTGCGCACATAATTCTCAGGATAGTAGCCGTAAAGCGCGGTTAGATTCCAATAATAGCGCTCCGCGCGCAGGCGGAAAATCGCGTCCTGACGCTGTTTTGCGGGATTGGAGACGTTTTGGCTGATGGTGCCGCTGACCGAGGGGACGAATTTCCACCATTGATAGCGGATGGGATATGCCAAATCAAAGCTCGCGCCAAGCTTCAGGTCGTCAGTGGTTTTCACGTAATCCAGATTTGGATGGCTGTTGTCCCAGCGGTCGAGGTCATATTCCGAAAGCTGGAAAACGTTGTCTGTGTATGAGGTTTCCAGAGAAACATCCACTTCGAGCTGCGCCGAAAGGTGACGCGGCGTCAAAAGCAATGCCAGAGCCAGACACATGATGATGGGCAGGATATTTCGAGACGGACGGACAGGTTTTTTGTCCTTTCCGCGGTTTTCGCTGGCGGGCGGCTTTGGCTTTTCCTTGTTTGCCCCGTTTTCTGTGGGTGAATCCACACTTTGGCGGGCGTGGGTTTCAAACTCTTGTATCATCATTATTTTTTCTGCAACACCGGCCGGGCAAAGAACATGTGATCGCTTTTGGCGCGGAGTTCAATCTCGGCTGTTGATGAATTTGGGGGAAGCTCCAGCTTCATGCCTGTGGTGAGGTGGTCAACTCCCACAGCTTGATATTTTGTGGTGCGACGCAGGGTGAATTCGTTGGTTTCCAGCAGCTCGCCATTGCGATAAAGCTCGAAAACCGGCAGGCTGCGGTCCAGAAGCCTGGCACGCACATAGATGATGGCATTGCGGCCGTTGTTGAGCGTGAACCTGAGGCTTTGGGACTGGTTGAAAACGTAGTAGTCGCTGTTGGTGCCGTTGTGGCTGATGGTGATGGTTCCACCATGCGCTTTCACAGCCAGGTTTGCCAGTTTGGCGGGTTTTGGCTTGGGCGATTTTTGGGGTGTGTGGAAAGCGCGGAAATAGATGTCGCGCTCATAGCAGAGGATTTCGATGCTTGAGGTTCCGGCGGGGATGGGGATTTGCAATTCCTGATAATGGTAATAGCCATCCTGCTGGTCAAGCAGGCTGAGGTCCCAGGCGGTTTTTTCCTTGTTCACAATGGTGTAAACCTTTGGTTTGCGATGACTTTCCAAGCCAAAGCTGCGCAGCACGAGGGTGGAAATTCCATCCACATTCAGGGTCAGGGATTTTTCCGGCAGGGAACGGTAGTACCAGTGGTTTCCGGCTTCGGATTTCAGCAGACGCCGGTTGCCGGGATTTTCGAAATTCAAGGGTTTTACCTGGGCGAAGGCGGCGCTGAAAATCGCGACGCAAACCAAGGCAAGGATTAGACGTTTGCGCATTTATGCTCCAAAATCATAATTCTTCATCGGGGTCAACGATGTTGGCCATGAAATTGCGGCCTTTGCGATCGAAAACGATGACCGCCACGATTGCTGCCACCAGGATGACAAAACAGATTGCGGCCACGGTCACGTTGTGTTTTTTAACGCTGAAAGCGGGGCCAACACCCGGTTCGGGAATGCGGCCGGAACCATCTTCCAGCTTGTATCTGCGGATCCAGCGGCGTGGATGCTGCATGCTGAAAACAGGGACGCCTTCGCGAGCCATAATCATCATCACACCTTCAGGTTCGAAAAGCTCTTCCGCCAGTTTGGGGTTCATGCCTTCGCGGATTTGGTTCGCGTTTGGAATGCTGCCCACACTTGCCAAACCGCGTCCCACATTCACAAAAAGGCCATAGCGTTTTCCGGCGGGAAGCTGGCTGTTGTAGGCATGCAGGCGGGCTTGGATGTTTTCTTCAAAGCTGTCGCCGATGATGGGAATCACCTGGTTCCGGGACATGGCGTCGCGCAGGGCATTGATTCCACTTTCGGACAAACCTTCGCCCAGGTCATCTTTTCCACCCAGAGAGGCGTGGCTGCAACCGAAATCCAGCAAGCCTTTTTGCCGGAGAATGGATTCGATATCCAGCCAAGTGTATTCTTCCAGATTTGCGCCATAGGACGCGGAGGAGAGCGAAACCACGATGGTGGGTTCCAATTTTAAAACCGAGATGGCGGCATAGAGCGCGAGGTTCACAGCGGGGTTTGAGCCCGTGATGGAAACGGCAATGTGATCGCCTGGCTTGAGGCCTTGGCGCGAAAATTCTTCCACAAAAACGGCGGCGAGGTTTGGATTCAAGGCAATTTGTTTTTCCGAAAGCAAGCCGCGATCGGTGGTGATGGTGGTGCGCGCGGCTCCAATCAATCCGGTTTGGTTTGGATCGTCGATGGGGTCGAAGGGAATGCCAAGCCTTTGCTGTTCAGCTCTCAAGGTATCCATACAGCTCACCATCAATTGGGCGGCTTCCACTTTTTGGTCATAGTAGTCAGCTTTGATGGTCACATAGCTTCGGTGGGCAAAAACGAAAAGAATGATGCTGAGGATGAGCAGGGCGATGAGCGACCAGGTGGATTTTAGCGAGGGGCGGAACATATCAGACCTCCCCGCCAAAAATTACCATCAGGGCAAGGCGCACAACGATGGCGGCGATGCCCATGGTGGCGACGGTTTTGAAAAAACCCTGGCGTTCAAACCAGTTGGCGATGAGGCCGGGCACGATGTAGCCGATGGATTGCATCTGGAAGGTGTAAACCGTGAGGTTTTTAATCACCAGCACGCGCGTTGCCCAACCCAAAATGAAGCCCACCAAAATGCTCAACACCATGCGCCGCCTGCCAAAAAGCAGGGTGAACTGGCTGATGAAGCGGATGATGGCCCAGGTGAGCAGGCTTACGAGCAGGGTGCCCAGAATCTGCATCGGTTTATCCAAATAGAGCGCCAAATAACCAGGCACAACAATGCCGCCGGCGGAGGCGCCCAATAATTCACTGAAAATCAAGCTGACAATCACACCCAGGCCGACCGCGGCCTGAATTACTGCTTCAACCACTTTAATTCCTCGTCTTGCTTTCTGGATTTATGTTTGAAATAGGCGACGATTTGCGCGCCATATTGAATGTTTCCGGCGATGTTGCCGATGCCTAAAACGTGGGATTCGCCATCCGTGAGTTCCATCACTTTTTCATAAACCTGATCGGGATTCGGTTCTCCCAATGCCACAACTTTTTTGCGGGGAATGCCGGTTTGGAGGGCGTAGGCTTCAACTTTTTCGGGTACCTCACCCGTGAGTAAGAGATGGGTGAAATCCAGGCCTGCCACCGCTTCCACGAGCTGGCGCGAACGGAAAAGACGGTCCGCGCGGCTGTTCAGGATGATGATTTTGCTCACGTTTTTCAGATGTCCGGTGACCATATTGATGATGTGGGCTGTGGATTGGGGGTCGTTTGCGGCGAAAACATTGTAGAAAGTTATCAGTTTGCGGCGATCGTTGATCACATATTTGCGCAGGGCACCCGGATCAGGATTGGCGCTTTGCATTCCGCGCAGAGCCACATCGCGGGGGACGCCAGCTTCGGCGCAAACAGCCAAAGCCAGTTGTACGTTTTCGGCGTGTTCGATGTAGCGGAAATGGGCCAGTTCCTGCTGGCTGATGTCTGTGGGGCGAATCTGATGGATTTCGCAATCGCGCTTTTCCGCCACTTTTTTCAAAAGACCGAAATGCACGTTTTCCGCGGTGTAACAGATGCCGCCAGAGGGGATGGTGTTGCTGAGCGACATGGTTACGCTC
Protein-coding regions in this window:
- the pgsW gene encoding poly-gamma-glutamate system protein encodes the protein MFRPSLKSTWSLIALLILSIILFVFAHRSYVTIKADYYDQKVEAAQLMVSCMDTLRAEQQRLGIPFDPIDDPNQTGLIGAARTTITTDRGLLSEKQIALNPNLAAVFVEEFSRQGLKPGDHIAVSITGSNPAVNLALYAAISVLKLEPTIVVSLSSASYGANLEEYTWLDIESILRQKGLLDFGCSHASLGGKDDLGEGLSESGINALRDAMSRNQVIPIIGDSFEENIQARLHAYNSQLPAGKRYGLFVNVGRGLASVGSIPNANQIREGMNPKLAEELFEPEGVMMIMAREGVPVFSMQHPRRWIRRYKLEDGSGRIPEPGVGPAFSVKKHNVTVAAICFVILVAAIVAVIVFDRKGRNFMANIVDPDEEL
- the pgsC gene encoding poly-gamma-glutamate biosynthesis protein PgsC, which gives rise to MVEAVIQAAVGLGVIVSLIFSELLGASAGGIVVPGYLALYLDKPMQILGTLLVSLLTWAIIRFISQFTLLFGRRRMVLSILVGFILGWATRVLVIKNLTVYTFQMQSIGYIVPGLIANWFERQGFFKTVATMGIAAIVVRLALMVIFGGEV
- the trxA gene encoding thioredoxin, translated to MLEITSQNFEAEVMQSDLPVLVDFWAPWCGPCKALGPTVDKIAKETEGKVKVAKCNIDLSPDIATRLSIMSIPTLMVFHQGQVVAQVIGLVQKDKIMDKLRPYL
- the pgsB gene encoding poly-gamma-glutamate synthase PgsB yields the protein MTVLIVATMLLVGFWIHEYWRHQRNVKAIPIRIHVNGTRGKSSVTRLIAAGLRAGNKKTVAKITGTMPRVVLPDGREASIIRLTGANIIEQKYIFRHAKSENPDAIVIECMAVNPVFQWITERKFVRSTISVITNCRADHLDQMGSTEQSVTMSLSNTIPSGGICYTAENVHFGLLKKVAEKRDCEIHQIRPTDISQQELAHFRYIEHAENVQLALAVCAEAGVPRDVALRGMQSANPDPGALRKYVINDRRKLITFYNVFAANDPQSTAHIINMVTGHLKNVSKIIILNSRADRLFRSRQLVEAVAGLDFTHLLLTGEVPEKVEAYALQTGIPRKKVVALGEPNPDQVYEKVMELTDGESHVLGIGNIAGNIQYGAQIVAYFKHKSRKQDEELKWLKQ
- a CDS encoding co-chaperone GroES, which codes for MKLRPIEDHLVVKPETATEEKTVGGIIIPDTAKEKPQIAEVIAVGTDEDLQAIVKVGDKILFGKYSGTEVEIEGEKLLILAKDDILAIVE
- a CDS encoding NAD(P)-dependent glycerol-3-phosphate dehydrogenase, with the protein product MRAAVIGGGSWGLALADLLASNGLQVLIWEHDPSFLASLQKSNSNPLLLPDIVLPASVSFTGDFDEVADFQAPIFVLATPTQFIRSTLKTAPARTWNPDTLKAIVNVAKGIEQNSLLTPSGILKDILPGAIHDRVCTLSGPSHAEEVARKVPTAVVLAGEDENRRRELQQIFSNSYFRVYSSSDLIGVEIGGAVKNVISIAAGIVAGLGFGDNTMGALLTRGQVEIQRLGLALGAQAETFLGLSGIGDLITTAISPHSRNRHVGFEIGKGRKLAEIQAEMNMVAEGVVTTKSVYGLANSLQVEMPITAQVYAALYEDKDPRQAILELMTRDLKAE